The following are encoded together in the Silurus meridionalis isolate SWU-2019-XX chromosome 2, ASM1480568v1, whole genome shotgun sequence genome:
- the pomk gene encoding protein O-mannose kinase: MAQRVRSSPKFGVPAVVSCLIALFCANVLLYVYLDALYEDTSPSSTHMHCSPGYFKVGTMKNCTPWLQCPEIRANIRRLRLIGQGAVKQVYLSEWQGQKVALCALSSEQYKADFLHGLSMLRSLQSVRVVALVGVCEEDGVFVTEYHPLGSALTLDSTLAKDRYRSQDTWHVRLRLALDYVVFLVFLHNSPGGTRVMCDSNDLHKTLSQFLLTSDLRLLANDLDALPLVDPRGQGIKCGNRELMGEFVAPEQRWPYGEVSFSDDLMPGYNEKSDIWKIPDVTHALLSHVPGSDVIHLHLFEIHAACKRQDPKLRPSAHEVLSVYRSVYDSMKESHTESVRDML; the protein is encoded by the exons ATGGCTCAGAGGGTTAGAAGTAGTCCGAAGTTTGGGGTGCCTGCAGTAGTTTCATGCCTCATCGCTCTGTTCTGTGCCAACGTCCTTCTTTATGTTTACCTGGATGCTCTATACGAGGACACATCCCCATCTTCAACACACATGCACTGCTCACCAGGCTATTTTAAAGTGGGCACTATGAAAAACTGCACTCCGTGGTTGCAGTGTCCTGAAATCCGTGCTAATATCCGTCGCCTCAGACTGATTGGACAAGGAGCTGTAAAGCAG GTCTACCTTTCAGAGTGGCAGGGGCAAAAAGTAGCACTGTGTGCCTTATCCTCAGAGCAGTATAAAGCTGATTTTCTTCATGGGCTGTCCATGCTACGTTCCTTGCAGAGTGTGCGTGTGGTAGCacttgtgggtgtgtgtgaagaaGATGGAGTATTTGTTACCGAGTACCACCCTTTGGGATCAGCCCTGACACTTGATTCTACTCTTGCTAAGGATCGTTACCGCTCTCAGGACACGTGGCATGTGCGCTTGCGGTTGGCGCTGGACTATGTTGTCTTTCTGGTGTTTTTGCATAACAGCCCAGGGGGTACCCGTGTCATGTGTGACTCGAATGACCTGCACAAAACACTCAGTCAATTCTTGCTGACCTCTGACCTGCGACTTTTGGCAAATGATCTGGATGCTTTGCCGTTGGTGGACCCTCGGGGTCAGGGCATAAAGTGTGGCAATCGTGAACTGATGGGTGAGTTCGTTGCTCCTGAGCAGCGGTGGCCTTATGGTGAGGTGTCTTTCTCAGATGACCTCATGCCAGGCTACAATGAAAAGTCAGACATCTGGAAGATTCCAGATGTGACCCATGCTCTGCTGAGTCATGTCCCGGGGAGCGATGTTATCCACTTGCACCTCTTTGAGATCCATGCAGCATGTAAGAGGCAGGATCCTAAGCTACGTCCATCAGCGCATGAGGTCCTCAGTGTTTATCGTTCTGTTTATGACAGCATGAAGGAAAGCCACACAGAAAGTGTCAGAGACATGCTGTGA